From the genome of bacterium, one region includes:
- the leuS gene encoding leucine--tRNA ligase, whose translation MTEPYRPKDVEAKWLDRWDTGFCRFARPDRPLIGQRPKYYVLDMFPYPSGTLHMGHARNYSIGDVIARYRHRRGYEVLHPMGWDAFGLPAENAAIKHGTDPDEWTRANIASFKQAMRRIGIPYNWDREVDTSKPDYYRWTQWLFLKLFEMGLVERKESSANWCPSCRTVLANEQVVGGRCERCKDEVTQKVLEQWFFKITDYAQELLDDLDILEDWPAEVRTMQRNWIGRSEGVEFDLRVEGFGEPFGVFTTRVDTVYGMTYVVLAPEHPLVRRLVAGTEREAEVGAFVDRVLNQDRFLRAADETEKEGVFTGRHAVNPVNGKRVPVWVANYVLLEYGTGIVMAVPAHDTRDFAFARKYGLEILPVVMPPGEILTADTMTDAYVLPGILADSGPFDGRTSAEAVDGIADMMEAGGYGRRRVNYRLRDWCISRQRYWGTPIPLIHCEKCGVVPVPYDDLPVLLPRIVNFRPKGHPPLAEAEDWVRVKCPKCGGPGRREVETMDTFVDSSWYFLRYASQPTDRPFDKKTVDRWLPVDTYIGGITHAIMHLMYARFFAKALRDAGLLSFSEPFTRLFTQGMVTLGGKAMSKSRGNTVGIEDITGRYGADTGRMFTLFATPPDKEMEWTEEGVEGVYRFLGRVWRLFDGRWRLTSFDYAPASLSGALRELHRKRHATVKKFTEDIERIHFNTAIAAAMELVNDIYALETAGGIPDGAHTVVAACLRDLVDVLAPIAPFICEELNGRFGEKESVHDRPWPEWDSSALEVESVMLAVQINGKIRGQITVSAEAGDDEIRNAVFGMENIARYTDGKVLKKFIVVPGRLVSIVVQ comes from the coding sequence ATGACCGAGCCGTACAGGCCCAAAGACGTGGAAGCTAAGTGGCTGGACCGTTGGGACACGGGTTTCTGCCGCTTCGCGCGCCCCGATCGCCCCCTCATCGGCCAAAGGCCCAAATACTACGTCCTGGACATGTTCCCCTACCCCTCGGGGACGCTCCACATGGGCCACGCCCGTAACTACTCCATCGGGGACGTCATCGCCCGTTACCGCCACCGCCGTGGGTACGAGGTGCTGCACCCCATGGGCTGGGACGCCTTCGGGCTGCCCGCGGAGAACGCCGCCATCAAACACGGCACCGACCCCGACGAGTGGACGCGGGCGAACATCGCCTCCTTCAAGCAGGCCATGCGGCGGATCGGCATCCCCTACAACTGGGACCGCGAGGTGGACACCTCGAAGCCGGACTACTACCGCTGGACCCAGTGGCTGTTCCTGAAATTGTTCGAGATGGGGCTGGTGGAGCGCAAGGAGAGCTCCGCCAACTGGTGCCCGAGCTGCCGGACGGTGCTGGCCAACGAGCAGGTCGTGGGCGGCCGCTGCGAGCGGTGTAAGGACGAGGTGACGCAGAAGGTCCTGGAACAGTGGTTCTTCAAAATCACCGACTACGCCCAGGAGCTCCTGGACGATCTGGACATCCTGGAGGACTGGCCCGCCGAGGTGAGGACCATGCAGCGGAACTGGATCGGCCGCTCCGAGGGGGTCGAGTTCGACCTGCGCGTCGAAGGCTTCGGCGAGCCCTTCGGAGTTTTCACCACCCGGGTGGACACCGTTTACGGGATGACCTACGTGGTGCTGGCCCCTGAGCACCCGCTGGTGCGGCGCCTGGTCGCGGGGACGGAGCGGGAGGCCGAGGTCGGCGCCTTCGTGGACCGGGTTTTGAACCAGGACCGCTTCCTGCGCGCCGCCGACGAGACGGAAAAAGAAGGTGTCTTCACCGGGCGCCACGCGGTCAATCCCGTCAACGGGAAACGGGTGCCCGTCTGGGTGGCCAACTACGTCCTGTTGGAGTACGGCACCGGCATCGTCATGGCCGTGCCGGCCCACGACACCCGCGACTTCGCCTTCGCCAGGAAGTACGGCCTGGAAATTCTGCCGGTCGTCATGCCCCCCGGGGAGATCCTGACGGCCGACACGATGACGGACGCCTATGTCCTGCCTGGGATTTTGGCCGACTCGGGCCCCTTCGACGGCCGGACGTCCGCCGAGGCGGTGGACGGCATCGCCGACATGATGGAGGCCGGGGGCTACGGCCGCCGGCGGGTGAACTACCGCCTGCGCGACTGGTGCATCTCGCGCCAGCGTTACTGGGGCACGCCCATCCCCCTTATCCACTGCGAGAAGTGCGGCGTGGTTCCCGTGCCCTACGACGACCTGCCGGTGCTCCTGCCCCGCATCGTGAACTTCCGGCCCAAGGGCCACCCGCCGCTGGCCGAGGCGGAGGACTGGGTCCGCGTGAAGTGCCCGAAGTGCGGCGGCCCGGGGCGGCGCGAGGTCGAGACAATGGACACCTTCGTGGACAGCTCCTGGTACTTCCTGCGCTACGCCAGCCAACCGACGGACCGGCCCTTCGACAAAAAAACCGTGGACCGCTGGCTGCCCGTGGACACCTACATCGGCGGCATCACGCACGCCATCATGCACCTGATGTACGCCCGTTTCTTCGCCAAGGCGCTGCGCGACGCGGGGTTGCTATCCTTCTCCGAGCCGTTCACCCGCCTCTTTACCCAGGGCATGGTGACCCTGGGCGGAAAGGCCATGAGCAAGAGCCGGGGCAACACGGTGGGCATCGAGGACATCACCGGGCGCTACGGCGCCGACACGGGGCGGATGTTCACCCTCTTCGCCACGCCGCCCGACAAGGAGATGGAGTGGACCGAGGAGGGAGTGGAGGGGGTGTACCGCTTCCTGGGCCGCGTCTGGCGGCTCTTCGACGGCCGGTGGCGGTTGACGAGCTTCGATTACGCCCCCGCGTCGCTCTCCGGGGCGCTCCGTGAGTTGCACCGCAAACGCCACGCCACGGTGAAGAAGTTCACCGAGGACATCGAGCGCATCCACTTCAACACGGCCATCGCGGCGGCCATGGAGCTGGTCAACGACATATACGCCCTGGAAACAGCTGGGGGCATCCCCGACGGGGCGCACACGGTGGTCGCCGCCTGCCTGCGCGACCTAGTGGACGTCCTGGCACCCATCGCCCCCTTCATCTGCGAGGAACTGAACGGGCGCTTCGGCGAAAAAGAGTCGGTCCACGACCGCCCCTGGCCCGAGTGGGATTCCAGCGCCCTGGAGGTGGAGTCGGTGATGCTGGCGGTGCAGATAAACGGAAAAATCCGCGGGCAGATAACAGTCTCCGCAGAGGCCGGTGATGACGAGATTCGCAATGCCGTCTTCGGGATGGAAAACATTGCACGCTACACCGACGGCAAAGTTCTCAAGAAATTCATCGTCGTACCCGGGCGGCTGGTGTCCATCGTGGTCCAGTGA
- a CDS encoding flavodoxin domain-containing protein — MKVLVGYASGYGSTKSYAEVIVEELSRAGHETDVFPAQKVRDLAFYDFVVIGGSIRAGTWLGPAVRLTKRAVKAGKRHAVFFCCLAAQTEEGKQKVFGEYFDKVKEKVPGLAPLAIGAFPGVANYAEYRFPVKGIMTGIAKKEGVDISVNQDYRELETARDWARELVQKMG, encoded by the coding sequence ATGAAGGTTCTGGTCGGCTACGCCAGTGGCTACGGCTCGACTAAGTCCTACGCCGAGGTAATCGTCGAGGAGCTGAGTCGGGCCGGGCACGAGACCGACGTTTTTCCGGCCCAGAAGGTCAGAGACCTCGCGTTCTACGATTTCGTCGTCATCGGGGGGAGCATCCGGGCGGGGACGTGGCTCGGACCGGCCGTAAGACTGACCAAGAGGGCGGTGAAGGCGGGAAAGAGACACGCCGTCTTCTTCTGTTGCCTGGCCGCCCAGACCGAGGAGGGGAAGCAGAAGGTTTTCGGGGAGTATTTCGATAAAGTCAAGGAGAAGGTTCCCGGCCTCGCCCCCCTCGCAATCGGCGCCTTCCCCGGTGTGGCGAACTATGCGGAGTACCGCTTCCCCGTCAAGGGGATCATGACCGGGATAGCCAAAAAGGAGGGGGTTGATATCTCGGTGAACCAGGATTACCGGGAGCTGGAGACGGCCCGGGACTGGGCCCGGGAACTGGTCCAGAAGATGGGATAG
- a CDS encoding transcriptional repressor yields MAIPTYEEAEHSLRKYLALRGLRCTVERLAILKTAWEHQGHPSAEEIARELSRGPLYVSRATVYRTLDLLVETGLLTCSSLGEGHRHYEIGAEHHDHLICRSCGRVIEIRSSEMEKLQDRICMENDFENVSHSLEIIGYCSHCRNGSRH; encoded by the coding sequence ATGGCCATCCCCACCTACGAAGAGGCCGAGCACTCCTTGAGGAAGTACCTCGCCCTGCGCGGTCTCCGCTGCACCGTCGAGCGCCTCGCCATTCTCAAAACCGCCTGGGAGCACCAGGGTCACCCGAGCGCCGAGGAGATAGCCCGGGAACTGTCAAGGGGACCTCTGTACGTCAGTCGGGCCACCGTGTACCGAACCCTGGACCTCCTGGTGGAGACCGGCCTCTTGACCTGCTCCAGCCTCGGTGAGGGACACCGGCACTACGAGATTGGCGCCGAGCATCACGACCACCTGATCTGCCGCTCCTGCGGGCGGGTCATCGAAATTCGCAGCTCCGAAATGGAAAAGCTGCAGGACAGGATTTGCATGGAGAACGACTTCGAGAACGTCTCCCACTCCCTGGAGATAATCGGCTACTGCTCGCATTGCCGCAACGGAAGCAGGCACTAG
- a CDS encoding helix-turn-helix transcriptional regulator codes for MNHKLALGVTVRRHRQRLGLSQEQLAKRAGLHRTYIGSIERGERNITLVNILRLAQGLEMDIVKLCEDMLAQKDRTDRHISSTLAGLSR; via the coding sequence GTGAACCACAAACTGGCTTTGGGCGTGACCGTCCGCCGTCACCGTCAGAGGCTCGGCCTCTCCCAGGAGCAGTTGGCGAAAAGGGCCGGCCTGCACCGGACCTACATCGGCAGCATCGAGCGCGGCGAGCGCAACATCACCCTGGTGAACATCTTACGGCTGGCCCAGGGATTGGAGATGGACATCGTCAAGCTCTGTGAGGATATGCTGGCGCAAAAAGACAGAACGGACCGGCACATCTCCTCGACTTTGGCGGGCCTGAGCCGGTAG
- a CDS encoding YifB family Mg chelatase-like AAA ATPase, with product MLAKVFSAAVRGVEGYLVEVEADVSPGLSTFFTVGLPDVAVKESKDRVRAAVRNSGYDFAPGSYTVNLAPADTKKEGPSFDLPIALAVLIATRQMVAVRRDRIAVVGELSLDGTLRGVHGILPIAVALRDEGFKALIVPKDNAKEAALVDGLDIFSLETLAQAAELLEGRLTPEPFKVDLQEEFTQAAHYALDLQDVKGQEHAKRALEVAAAGGHNLLMMGPPGAGKTMLARRLPTILPKMSLDEALETTKVHSVAGMLPPNQALVATRPFRSPHHTISSAGLIGGGSYPRPGEVSLAHHGVLFLDELPEFERHVLEVLRQPLEDRRVTIARAQISLTFPASFTLVASMNPCPCGYYGDPNHSCTCSPASIRRYRSKISGPLLDRIDIHLEVPAVPYRELSAERSGEPSAQVCERVNAARERQQKRYAGTGIHSNAGLTSKMIRTFCQPEPEAQQLLHQAVDRLGFSARAYDRVLKLARTIADLEGADAITAAHVSEGIAYRSLDRKFKV from the coding sequence ATGCTGGCCAAAGTCTTCTCGGCGGCGGTGCGAGGTGTCGAGGGCTACCTGGTGGAGGTGGAGGCCGACGTATCGCCGGGCCTTTCCACCTTCTTCACCGTTGGGCTGCCCGACGTGGCGGTGAAAGAATCCAAGGACCGCGTCCGGGCGGCGGTGCGCAATTCCGGCTACGACTTCGCCCCGGGCTCCTACACCGTCAACCTCGCCCCCGCCGACACGAAGAAGGAAGGCCCGTCCTTCGATCTGCCCATCGCCCTGGCCGTTTTGATCGCCACCCGGCAGATGGTGGCCGTCCGTCGCGACCGGATTGCCGTGGTCGGCGAGCTTTCCCTGGACGGCACACTGCGCGGGGTGCACGGCATCCTCCCCATCGCGGTGGCGCTGCGGGATGAGGGGTTCAAGGCGCTCATCGTGCCGAAGGATAACGCCAAGGAGGCCGCCCTGGTGGACGGTCTCGACATTTTCTCCCTGGAAACCCTGGCCCAGGCGGCGGAGCTCCTCGAGGGCCGTTTGACCCCCGAGCCCTTCAAGGTGGACCTGCAGGAGGAGTTCACCCAGGCCGCCCACTACGCCCTGGACCTGCAGGACGTGAAGGGGCAGGAGCACGCCAAGCGCGCCCTGGAGGTCGCCGCGGCCGGCGGGCACAACCTGTTGATGATGGGCCCCCCCGGCGCCGGGAAGACCATGCTCGCCCGCAGGCTGCCCACCATCCTGCCGAAAATGTCCCTGGACGAGGCCCTTGAGACGACCAAGGTCCATTCCGTGGCGGGGATGCTGCCGCCGAACCAGGCCCTGGTCGCCACGCGCCCCTTCCGCTCGCCCCACCACACCATCTCGTCGGCGGGGCTCATCGGCGGGGGGAGCTACCCCCGGCCGGGCGAGGTGTCCCTGGCCCACCACGGGGTCCTCTTCCTCGACGAGCTGCCCGAGTTCGAGCGCCACGTCCTCGAGGTGCTGCGCCAGCCCCTGGAGGACCGCCGGGTGACCATCGCCCGGGCCCAGATCAGCCTCACCTTCCCCGCCAGCTTCACCCTGGTCGCCTCGATGAACCCCTGTCCCTGCGGCTACTACGGCGACCCGAACCACAGTTGCACCTGTTCCCCGGCTTCCATTCGGCGCTACCGCTCGAAAATCTCCGGCCCCCTCCTGGACCGTATTGACATCCACCTCGAGGTCCCGGCGGTGCCCTACCGGGAGCTTTCCGCCGAGCGCAGCGGTGAACCGAGCGCCCAGGTTTGCGAGCGGGTCAACGCCGCCCGGGAGCGCCAGCAGAAACGCTACGCCGGCACCGGCATCCACTCCAACGCCGGGCTCACCAGCAAGATGATACGCACCTTCTGCCAGCCCGAGCCGGAGGCGCAGCAGCTCCTGCATCAGGCGGTGGACCGGCTGGGGTTCTCCGCGCGGGCCTACGACCGGGTGCTCAAGCTGGCCCGGACCATCGCCGACCTGGAGGGCGCGGACGCGATAACGGCGGCCCACGTCTCCGAGGGCATCGCCTACCGGAGCCTGGACCGCAAGTTCAAGGTCTAG
- a CDS encoding discoidin domain-containing protein, with the protein MALICCLLGAAAMAGTGPTDAGWVEAEGLVSLTLPGPDGLEYLVEPLESRPVWGESDDTEPLHRVVTLRLSVGDGTETVVEVDLSRGCVLTLDRVAPDGCLYLLLGGNSRYDLLSWRPGNDAELLLEGGDFIARTADERLILTRDLPCDAEAYGFGWGFAMPMRSDCSPPGGISQSLYQQYLLLDIELEKILEPLWLVSASSYLADDPADCSPARAIDGDIGTAWVEGVEGDGVGESLTLELGIPTEVWSVALLPGYCASPELWRANGRPREVRLVLSDGTCLEWELEDDPYPKVIYLGLPFAETHMVSWLRLTILSVYPGERWADTAVSELTINFMEGY; encoded by the coding sequence GTGGCTCTCATCTGCTGCCTGCTCGGCGCGGCGGCTATGGCCGGGACCGGGCCGACCGACGCGGGTTGGGTCGAGGCAGAAGGGTTGGTGAGTCTGACGCTGCCGGGTCCCGACGGCCTGGAGTATCTGGTGGAGCCGCTAGAATCGCGGCCGGTGTGGGGAGAGTCTGACGACACGGAGCCGCTGCATCGGGTGGTCACCCTGCGCCTTTCCGTCGGCGATGGAACGGAGACGGTGGTCGAGGTGGACCTTTCGCGGGGCTGTGTGCTGACGCTGGACCGCGTCGCACCCGACGGCTGCCTCTACCTGCTCCTGGGCGGCAACTCCCGCTACGACCTCCTGAGCTGGCGGCCCGGAAACGACGCCGAGCTCCTGCTGGAGGGCGGCGATTTCATCGCCCGCACCGCCGACGAGCGGCTCATCCTCACCCGCGACCTGCCATGCGACGCCGAAGCCTATGGATTCGGCTGGGGTTTCGCCATGCCGATGCGCAGCGACTGCTCACCGCCCGGTGGAATCAGCCAGAGTCTCTACCAGCAGTACCTGCTCTTGGATATCGAGCTGGAGAAGATTCTCGAACCCCTGTGGCTCGTCAGCGCCAGCAGCTACCTGGCCGACGACCCCGCCGACTGCTCACCCGCTCGCGCCATTGACGGCGACATCGGCACCGCCTGGGTCGAGGGTGTGGAGGGCGACGGCGTCGGGGAGTCGCTCACACTCGAACTGGGGATTCCAACGGAGGTGTGGAGCGTGGCCCTCCTGCCGGGGTACTGCGCCTCGCCGGAGCTCTGGCGCGCCAACGGCCGGCCGCGGGAGGTGCGGCTGGTGCTCTCCGACGGCACTTGCCTTGAGTGGGAGCTGGAGGATGACCCCTACCCCAAGGTTATCTATTTGGGTCTTCCTTTTGCCGAGACGCACATGGTGAGTTGGCTGCGGCTGACTATTTTGAGCGTTTATCCCGGAGAGAGGTGGGCTGACACCGCCGTCAGCGAGCTGACGATCAACTTCATGGAAGGCTATTAG
- a CDS encoding (2Fe-2S)-binding protein, whose translation MRITNHPILQFKLGRRVRFTLDGEEIWGYEGEPISAALHDSGVRILRYSIKEKRPRGFFCAIGNCSSCLMVVDGVPNTRVCVTPLREGMAVRRQHDKGHLLVEGGAR comes from the coding sequence ATGAGAATCACCAACCACCCCATTCTGCAGTTCAAGCTGGGCCGGCGGGTGCGGTTCACCCTGGACGGCGAGGAAATTTGGGGCTACGAGGGCGAGCCCATCTCCGCCGCGCTCCACGACTCCGGCGTCCGCATCCTGCGCTACTCGATAAAGGAAAAGCGACCCCGGGGCTTCTTCTGCGCCATCGGCAACTGCTCGAGCTGCCTGATGGTGGTGGACGGCGTGCCCAACACCCGCGTCTGCGTCACCCCCCTGCGAGAGGGCATGGCCGTCCGGCGCCAGCACGACAAGGGACACCTCCTGGTGGAAGGGGGTGCCCGGTGA
- a CDS encoding NAD(P)/FAD-dependent oxidoreductase has translation MSAFSMEPVHRPQPVDLLIVGGGPAGLCAAVEAAPFDLKILVVDDGPAPGGQLVKQTHKFFGSKLQLAGTRGLRIGEMLYQELAEYPNVVLWNDSRVLGIYPDGVVTVDRAGTYHKFEPGKTVIATGAAEKFLAFPGNDLPGVYGAGAVQTLMNVHGVLPAERLLMVGAGNIGLIVSYQLIQAGCEVAAVVEGLPTYGGYQVHASKLRRAGVPILVNHTIKRAMGEDRVTGAEIVKHKDWVPIPGTEREIACDAICLAVGLSPQNTLARMAGAEHAYVGELGGWVPKRKKTGETTVQGLYVAGDCAGVEEATSAMIEGRIAGMDAARGLGKMPLTEYTARMVDLERQLVELRSGPISKHIRAGLEDVLFL, from the coding sequence GTGAGCGCCTTTTCCATGGAGCCCGTCCATCGTCCGCAACCGGTGGACCTGCTGATCGTCGGCGGCGGCCCCGCAGGGCTCTGCGCGGCGGTCGAGGCGGCCCCGTTCGACCTGAAAATCCTCGTCGTGGACGACGGGCCCGCACCAGGCGGCCAGCTCGTCAAGCAGACACACAAATTCTTCGGCAGCAAGCTCCAGCTCGCCGGGACCCGCGGCCTGCGCATCGGCGAGATGCTCTACCAGGAGCTCGCCGAGTACCCCAACGTCGTGCTCTGGAACGACTCGCGCGTCCTGGGCATCTACCCCGACGGCGTGGTGACCGTGGACCGGGCGGGGACGTACCACAAGTTCGAGCCCGGAAAAACCGTCATCGCCACCGGAGCGGCGGAGAAGTTCCTCGCCTTCCCAGGCAACGACCTGCCCGGGGTTTACGGCGCCGGCGCCGTGCAGACCCTGATGAACGTCCACGGCGTCCTCCCCGCGGAGCGCCTGCTCATGGTCGGGGCGGGCAACATCGGCCTGATAGTCAGCTACCAGCTCATCCAGGCGGGGTGCGAGGTGGCGGCGGTGGTCGAGGGGCTGCCCACCTACGGCGGCTACCAGGTCCACGCCAGCAAGCTTCGTCGCGCCGGGGTGCCGATTCTGGTCAACCACACGATAAAGCGGGCGATGGGGGAGGACCGGGTCACCGGCGCGGAGATAGTCAAACACAAGGATTGGGTGCCGATTCCCGGCACGGAGCGGGAAATCGCCTGCGACGCAATCTGCCTGGCCGTGGGGCTCTCGCCCCAGAACACGCTGGCGCGCATGGCCGGGGCCGAGCACGCCTACGTGGGCGAGCTGGGGGGCTGGGTGCCGAAGAGGAAGAAAACCGGCGAGACGACCGTCCAGGGGCTCTACGTGGCGGGGGACTGCGCGGGGGTCGAGGAGGCCACCAGCGCCATGATCGAGGGTCGCATCGCCGGCATGGACGCGGCGCGCGGGCTGGGAAAAATGCCGCTGACTGAGTACACGGCACGGATGGTGGACCTGGAGCGCCAACTCGTCGAACTGCGCTCCGGTCCCATTTCGAAGCACATCCGCGCCGGGCTGGAGGATGTTTTATTCCTGTAA
- a CDS encoding DMT family transporter has translation MAKPGKALAYLALIAQTLISAGTYILGKYAVAELEPLSLCFLRFGGAAIILLVICGLKGVDLRVKKEELPRLIGLGVLVVMADPLLFLYGLRLSTPAQISLLYPLTPVFVLIFAGLRGLERPGRMRWLGVVLSLAGVSLFLTQKGLNYQTEHLFGDLLVLGAVASWALYTTFSKPLVERRGTLAALTLAVCAGMVLFTPVGLTATLTADLSSVSWLAWLGLAYLVVMTVVVGYFCWNYALGRLEASQVAVMANGQPVATTILAALFVGEQITLWFVIGGVITLTGVTIAQLGGRKRGVIRQPAA, from the coding sequence ATGGCTAAACCGGGAAAAGCCCTCGCCTACCTGGCTCTCATCGCCCAGACGCTCATCTCCGCCGGAACGTACATTTTGGGCAAGTACGCCGTGGCGGAGTTGGAGCCGCTCAGCCTCTGTTTTCTGCGTTTCGGCGGCGCGGCGATCATTCTCCTCGTCATCTGCGGGCTGAAGGGCGTGGACCTGCGCGTCAAAAAGGAGGAGCTGCCCCGGCTGATCGGCCTCGGTGTCCTGGTGGTGATGGCCGATCCGCTCCTTTTCCTCTACGGTCTGCGGCTCTCCACCCCGGCCCAGATAAGCCTCCTGTATCCCCTGACTCCCGTTTTCGTGCTCATCTTCGCCGGCCTGCGCGGCCTGGAGAGGCCCGGCCGGATGCGCTGGCTCGGCGTGGTCCTCTCCCTCGCCGGGGTGAGCCTGTTCCTGACGCAGAAAGGCTTGAATTATCAGACCGAACACCTCTTCGGCGACCTGTTGGTCCTGGGAGCCGTGGCGAGCTGGGCGCTGTACACGACGTTCTCGAAACCCCTCGTCGAGAGACGCGGGACGCTGGCGGCGCTGACCCTGGCCGTCTGCGCCGGGATGGTCCTCTTCACCCCCGTCGGCCTCACGGCGACGCTCACCGCCGACCTCTCCTCGGTGAGCTGGCTGGCCTGGCTCGGCCTGGCGTACCTCGTCGTCATGACCGTCGTGGTGGGCTACTTCTGCTGGAATTACGCCCTGGGGCGCCTGGAAGCGAGCCAGGTGGCGGTCATGGCCAACGGTCAGCCCGTGGCCACCACGATTCTCGCCGCCCTTTTCGTCGGGGAGCAGATTACACTCTGGTTCGTCATCGGCGGGGTGATAACCCTCACCGGCGTTACCATCGCCCAACTGGGCGGCCGGAAGCGGGGCGTAATCAGGCAACCCGCCGCCTGA
- a CDS encoding DMT family transporter — protein sequence MTFSGSMAAMSKDRGPALLVMFGVVLVWSGAFAALKFGLSTLSPGAAVLLRFLPVWLVCGVYLVHRRREFAKLLKGHPWKIAGAGLLGVAGYHLFLTFGLAGVTSAASSLIVACGSLFTYLFSVLARTERPRLVRFAGIAVALGGLFVVLRYGSGAGFKLEYLWYALVVFGAPLAWSGYTVVSKKIMNAGCDIRLLTAATFFLGGLPAFFFIDRTFFEAFASPGTLLLIGGYLGLVASLAGYFAWNWALSRSDPSQVAAFIVLIPVLAHLWGYVFLGELLTWLAAVGGVLVLAGVLIVNVAGRNKLSEPGLTGRSP from the coding sequence ATGACCTTTTCTGGTAGCATGGCGGCCATGTCGAAGGACCGCGGTCCGGCGCTTCTGGTGATGTTCGGTGTGGTGCTGGTCTGGAGCGGGGCCTTCGCCGCGCTGAAGTTCGGCCTCTCGACCCTCTCGCCCGGCGCGGCGGTCCTGCTGCGCTTTCTCCCGGTGTGGCTCGTCTGCGGCGTGTACCTCGTCCACCGTCGGCGGGAGTTCGCGAAACTTTTAAAGGGACACCCGTGGAAAATAGCGGGTGCCGGCCTCCTGGGAGTCGCCGGTTATCACCTCTTCCTGACCTTCGGGCTCGCCGGGGTCACCTCGGCGGCGTCGTCCTTGATCGTCGCCTGCGGTTCCCTCTTCACCTATCTTTTCAGCGTGCTGGCCCGGACGGAGCGTCCGCGTCTCGTCCGGTTCGCCGGCATCGCCGTGGCCCTGGGCGGCCTCTTCGTCGTTCTGCGGTACGGGTCGGGGGCGGGATTTAAACTGGAGTACCTGTGGTACGCCCTCGTCGTCTTCGGCGCGCCGCTCGCTTGGTCCGGCTACACCGTGGTCTCCAAGAAAATTATGAACGCGGGCTGCGACATCCGGCTCCTGACCGCGGCCACTTTTTTCCTGGGCGGCCTGCCGGCGTTCTTTTTCATTGACCGGACCTTCTTCGAGGCCTTCGCCTCACCCGGGACGCTCCTTTTAATCGGCGGCTACCTCGGGCTGGTCGCCTCCCTGGCGGGGTATTTCGCGTGGAACTGGGCGCTCTCGCGTTCCGACCCGAGCCAGGTCGCGGCGTTCATCGTCCTCATCCCCGTCCTGGCCCACCTGTGGGGGTACGTCTTCCTCGGCGAACTGTTGACGTGGCTGGCGGCGGTGGGGGGCGTCCTGGTGCTGGCCGGGGTTTTAATCGTAAACGTGGCAGGCAGGAATAAACTGTCGGAGCCCGGCCTTACGGGGCGCTCTCCGTGA